The proteins below come from a single Gimesia chilikensis genomic window:
- a CDS encoding C45 family autoproteolytic acyltransferase/hydolase: MLRNPRRLTGVSFLLFLALICLSARPAAAQTIARCGDGWLEKVDGYLVLHLKGTHYEMGYQQGVLLKEHIRKNMYNLLNEKGDTTLVDFGLVKLKPRQAIETVIQIQKPYTPQKYVEEMQGLAAGAEITYEDVRATNFIPEMFHCSGFSLANTATKDGTLYHGRVLDYACDWGLQDHAVLVVAEPKGGIPFVNVTYAGFIGSVTGMNMKSVSIGEMGGRGLGHWAGVPMAFLVREVLETAKDLDEAIAVFKDNYRTCEYYYVIADGKTNRSVGMATSWEKMQVIQPGEFHPLLPNPVKDAALLSAGDRYQELSKRVKNGYGKFTAESAIELMSRPVAMKSNLHNVLFEPKSTKLWVANASTDGQPAANQKYFSFQLSELLKRKPDANSPQYPMPVAQEVSQKTK; encoded by the coding sequence ATGCTTCGTAATCCGCGCCGTTTAACAGGTGTCAGTTTTCTTCTGTTTCTAGCCCTGATCTGTCTGTCAGCGCGACCCGCTGCGGCTCAGACGATTGCCCGCTGTGGTGATGGCTGGCTGGAAAAAGTGGATGGCTACCTGGTACTGCATCTCAAAGGGACGCATTACGAAATGGGTTACCAGCAGGGAGTGCTGCTGAAGGAACACATCCGCAAGAATATGTATAACCTGTTGAATGAGAAGGGGGATACGACGCTCGTGGATTTCGGTCTGGTGAAGCTCAAACCCCGCCAGGCGATTGAAACGGTGATTCAGATCCAGAAACCGTATACGCCGCAAAAGTATGTTGAGGAAATGCAGGGTCTGGCTGCCGGTGCGGAAATCACTTACGAGGATGTACGGGCGACGAACTTCATCCCGGAGATGTTCCACTGCAGCGGATTTTCTCTGGCGAACACTGCGACGAAGGATGGCACCCTGTATCACGGTCGTGTGCTGGACTATGCGTGTGACTGGGGACTGCAGGATCATGCAGTGCTGGTCGTCGCGGAGCCGAAGGGGGGCATTCCTTTTGTGAATGTGACCTATGCGGGATTCATCGGTTCGGTCACCGGAATGAATATGAAGTCAGTTTCGATTGGTGAGATGGGCGGCCGCGGACTGGGACACTGGGCCGGAGTGCCGATGGCGTTTCTGGTTCGCGAAGTTCTGGAGACGGCCAAAGATCTGGACGAAGCAATTGCGGTCTTCAAAGACAACTATCGTACGTGTGAATATTATTACGTGATCGCGGATGGCAAAACGAATCGCTCGGTCGGGATGGCGACCAGTTGGGAGAAGATGCAGGTGATTCAACCTGGCGAATTTCATCCGCTGCTGCCGAACCCCGTCAAAGATGCGGCACTGCTGTCTGCGGGAGACCGTTACCAGGAACTCTCGAAGCGGGTGAAGAATGGCTATGGCAAATTCACCGCTGAGTCTGCGATCGAGCTGATGAGCCGTCCGGTGGCAATGAAGTCGAATCTGCACAACGTTCTGTTTGAGCCGAAATCGACGAAGCTGTGGGTCGCGAATGCCAGCACCGATGGTCAGCCGGCTGCAAATCAGAAGTATTTCAGCTTCCAGTTATCGGAACTGCTGAAACGGAAGCCAGACGCGAATTCGCCCCAGTATCCGATGCCTGTTGCCCAGGAAGTCTCGCAGAAGACGAAATAG
- a CDS encoding NAD(P)H-hydrate dehydratase, protein MNIQRISDLPSLPQRMTDSHKGTFGKVLIIAGSPGMSGAACLSGMGALRGGSGLVFIATPVSVQSIVASVNPCYLTIPLEMDSEDQLTPESRSNLLDQLSGFDAVAIGPGCGQRPWVRDLTLHLYENLTQPLIVDADGLNSLAAADSSLPDPAGPRILTPHPGEFSRLTNISIKEITADRETHALEFARQHKVILLLKGAGSIITDGSRIAVNPTGNAGMATGGTGDVLTGLTTSLAGQGLPPFDAAQLGAYLHGLAGDLAADDLTQPAMIAADLIDYLPDAWHELLANQTSE, encoded by the coding sequence ATGAATATTCAGCGCATCTCAGACCTGCCCTCTCTGCCACAACGCATGACCGACTCACATAAAGGAACCTTCGGCAAAGTTCTGATCATCGCCGGCAGTCCCGGCATGAGTGGCGCGGCCTGTCTGTCGGGCATGGGTGCGCTGCGGGGCGGCTCGGGACTGGTCTTCATCGCGACTCCTGTTTCGGTTCAATCCATTGTGGCCTCAGTCAATCCCTGCTACCTCACCATTCCGCTCGAGATGGACTCTGAAGATCAACTCACTCCCGAGTCCCGCTCAAATCTGCTCGACCAGCTGTCCGGTTTCGATGCCGTCGCCATCGGTCCCGGCTGTGGCCAACGTCCCTGGGTCCGCGATCTGACGCTGCACCTGTATGAGAATCTCACACAACCACTGATCGTCGATGCCGACGGCTTGAACTCACTCGCCGCAGCAGACTCCTCTCTCCCCGATCCGGCCGGCCCCCGAATTCTAACGCCGCATCCCGGCGAATTTTCGCGACTCACCAACATCAGCATCAAAGAGATCACCGCTGACCGGGAAACCCATGCGCTGGAATTTGCCCGACAGCACAAGGTCATCCTGCTCCTCAAAGGCGCAGGCTCCATCATCACCGATGGCTCCCGCATCGCTGTTAATCCAACCGGTAACGCAGGCATGGCGACCGGAGGCACAGGCGATGTCCTCACCGGCTTGACTACCTCCCTTGCCGGTCAGGGACTTCCCCCTTTTGACGCCGCCCAACTGGGAGCGTACCTGCATGGCCTCGCCGGTGACCTGGCTGCTGACGATCTGACGCAACCCGCCATGATCGCCGCTGACCTGATCGACTACCTCCCCGACGCCTGGCACGAACTCCTCGCCAATCAGACAAGTGAGTGA
- the glgP gene encoding alpha-glucan family phosphorylase: MPSKKTVYEKLCDLAGNLWWSWQPDVTQIFHLIDPDRWADLNHNPVLLLEEYSPEQLEKKLSSLSLHSRVNVAYRRWREYMERSETWGSTNATILGHRCAAYFSAEFGIHESLHIYSGGLGVLAGDHLKSCSDLGLPLVAVGLFYGEGYFSQHIDKEGWQQESYTEAKTKNLPISPAYTPDGKPVMISVATRSGEIFAKVWRIDVGRIKLYLLDTDVPENSEEDRNLTARLYGGDQRTRIRQEIMLGIGGVRALAAIGISPSVIHMNEGHSAFAPLERIRGRMHEDGFSFDDALRDVAASCVFTTHTPVPAGHDRFDAGLVEEHVGPLGDQLGLDHHALMGLGRVDPQNEGETFCMTVLAFKLSRLANAVSNLHGVVSRRMWASLWPWRSEEEIPIGHITNGVHMPTWLAAPMRVIYDRVLPTKWYYRTGEASVWAGIEEITPGDLWETHQALKNRLIIYARDQLEIQARRRGTSEEEVGHLRNALNPDALLIGFARRFAPYKRADLVMKDMENFLKIIEDSERPVQFIFAGKAHPADERGKQIIQRIFKLTQEPPFRGKIVLLEDYDINLGRHLVQGVDVWLNNPRRPLEASGTSGQKVVLNGGLNCSILDGWWAEAFDGSNGFAIGEGRTHVNQEIQDDRDGVNLMRVLRDEVIPLYYDRNYDDLPLGWIHRMKRAIRTLGWRFNADRMVMDYAEKMYLPAAGGLSSQIKGDSSL; this comes from the coding sequence ATGCCAAGCAAGAAAACTGTGTATGAGAAGCTATGTGACCTGGCCGGTAACCTGTGGTGGAGTTGGCAGCCTGACGTTACTCAGATTTTTCATCTGATTGACCCGGATCGATGGGCGGATTTAAACCATAATCCGGTGCTGCTGCTGGAAGAATACAGTCCTGAGCAACTGGAAAAGAAACTGAGCAGCCTGAGTCTGCACTCCCGCGTGAACGTGGCTTATCGTCGCTGGCGGGAGTATATGGAGCGTTCGGAGACCTGGGGGTCGACCAACGCGACCATTCTGGGGCACCGCTGTGCGGCTTATTTTTCCGCGGAATTCGGGATTCATGAATCGCTGCATATCTACTCCGGCGGTCTGGGTGTGCTCGCGGGTGACCATCTGAAAAGCTGCTCTGACCTGGGACTTCCCCTGGTTGCCGTCGGCTTGTTCTACGGCGAAGGTTATTTTTCACAGCACATCGACAAAGAGGGCTGGCAGCAGGAATCGTACACGGAAGCCAAGACCAAAAATCTGCCGATCTCTCCCGCTTACACTCCTGATGGTAAGCCGGTGATGATTTCCGTGGCGACCCGTTCGGGTGAGATTTTTGCGAAGGTCTGGCGAATTGACGTCGGTCGTATCAAGCTGTACCTGCTGGATACCGATGTGCCGGAAAACAGTGAAGAGGATCGGAACCTGACCGCGCGTCTGTATGGCGGCGATCAGCGGACGCGTATCCGTCAGGAAATCATGCTGGGCATCGGCGGTGTACGGGCCCTGGCAGCGATTGGAATCAGTCCGAGTGTGATTCACATGAATGAAGGTCACTCCGCTTTTGCACCGCTGGAGCGGATCCGTGGTCGGATGCATGAAGATGGTTTTTCATTCGATGATGCTCTGCGTGATGTCGCGGCCTCCTGCGTCTTCACCACTCATACTCCCGTACCAGCCGGACACGACCGGTTTGATGCAGGTCTGGTGGAAGAACATGTGGGACCGCTGGGAGATCAGCTGGGTCTCGACCATCATGCGTTGATGGGACTGGGACGCGTCGATCCACAGAATGAAGGTGAGACCTTCTGTATGACCGTGCTCGCATTCAAGCTGAGCCGACTGGCGAATGCGGTTTCGAACCTGCACGGAGTGGTGAGCCGCCGGATGTGGGCATCACTCTGGCCGTGGCGGAGTGAAGAAGAGATTCCCATCGGACATATCACTAACGGGGTGCATATGCCGACCTGGCTGGCAGCTCCCATGCGTGTGATTTACGACCGTGTCTTGCCGACCAAGTGGTACTATCGAACCGGTGAAGCCAGCGTCTGGGCGGGCATTGAAGAGATTACCCCCGGGGATTTGTGGGAGACGCATCAGGCGTTGAAAAATCGTCTGATCATTTACGCCCGCGATCAGCTGGAAATCCAGGCACGTCGACGTGGGACTTCGGAAGAAGAAGTAGGCCATCTGCGAAATGCACTGAACCCGGATGCGCTGCTGATCGGTTTTGCCCGTCGGTTCGCGCCTTATAAACGTGCGGACCTGGTGATGAAGGACATGGAAAACTTCCTGAAGATCATCGAAGATTCCGAGCGGCCTGTGCAGTTCATCTTTGCAGGTAAAGCACACCCCGCCGATGAACGCGGAAAGCAGATCATTCAGCGGATCTTCAAGCTGACCCAGGAACCGCCGTTCCGTGGGAAGATTGTTCTGCTGGAAGATTATGACATCAACCTGGGTCGTCACCTGGTACAGGGTGTTGACGTCTGGTTGAATAATCCGCGGCGTCCTCTGGAAGCATCGGGCACCAGTGGTCAGAAGGTGGTGTTGAACGGTGGCTTAAACTGTTCCATCCTGGATGGCTGGTGGGCGGAAGCCTTCGATGGCAGCAACGGTTTTGCGATCGGCGAAGGTCGGACACACGTCAACCAGGAGATTCAGGACGACCGTGACGGTGTGAACCTGATGAGGGTGCTGCGTGATGAAGTCATTCCGTTGTACTACGATCGAAACTACGATGACCTGCCTTTAGGCTGGATCCACCGCATGAAACGGGCGATCCGGACACTGGGCTGGCGGTTCAATGCGGACCGGATGGTGATGGACTATGCAGAGAAAATGTATCTGCCCGCCGCTGGTGGTCTGTCCAGCCAGATCAAGGGAGATTCCTCTCTGTAG
- a CDS encoding 3-keto-disaccharide hydrolase yields MLLTARKIFTLSLLTIAGLMVSVTAPLNAEEHCESDFVSIFNGKNLDGWQGATDGYYVKDGMLISKKESGGNLFTDKEYTNFVLRFDFKLDAGANNGIGFHVPLKPKTSPAYAGKELQILDNTAEKYAKLQDYQYHGSLYGTAAAKRGYLNPVGEWNTQEVLVNGNHVKVTLNGTVILDYDMGDAKKNGTIDHKDHPGLKRDKGYICLCGHGAEIEFKDFRIKELK; encoded by the coding sequence ATGCTTCTGACTGCCCGTAAAATCTTTACCCTCTCTCTGCTGACCATCGCCGGTCTGATGGTTTCCGTGACTGCTCCTCTGAACGCCGAAGAACACTGCGAAAGCGATTTCGTCAGCATCTTCAACGGCAAAAATCTGGATGGCTGGCAAGGTGCGACCGACGGGTACTACGTCAAAGACGGCATGCTGATCAGCAAGAAAGAAAGTGGCGGTAACCTCTTCACCGACAAAGAATACACCAACTTCGTACTGCGTTTTGATTTCAAACTCGACGCCGGCGCTAACAACGGAATCGGTTTCCACGTTCCCCTGAAACCCAAAACCAGCCCTGCCTATGCCGGTAAGGAACTTCAGATCCTGGACAACACCGCTGAAAAATATGCCAAGCTGCAGGACTATCAGTACCATGGTTCGCTCTACGGAACAGCTGCTGCCAAGCGTGGCTATCTGAATCCTGTGGGAGAATGGAACACCCAGGAAGTTCTCGTGAATGGGAACCATGTCAAAGTGACCCTCAACGGTACTGTTATTCTGGACTACGACATGGGAGACGCCAAGAAGAATGGCACGATCGATCACAAAGATCACCCCGGTCTCAAACGGGACAAGGGTTATATCTGTCTGTGCGGCCATGGCGCCGAAATCGAGTTCAAAGATTTCCGGATCAAAGAACTCAAATAG
- the mtnA gene encoding S-methyl-5-thioribose-1-phosphate isomerase yields MNTEHEASSDVATLHWVGGTDGYLKMIDQTLLPTEYKEIECRDVETVWEAIKKLRVRGAPAIGIAAAYGVVVGLQTDAGTSREEFDQRLKTVADYLAGSRPTAVNLFWALDRLQKLAADSADLDSGEIHALLLEEARRIEVEDLEMCHKIGEVGAALLSPGDGVLTHCNAGGLATSGGGTALAVFFEAAKQGKGIRVYADETRPLLQGARLTTWELMQRNVPVTLISDSMAGWVMKEGKIQAVVTGADRIAANGDSANKIGTYSVALLASLHDIPFYIAAPSSTFDLSLESGAEIPIEERQPEEITNGFGKQTAPEGVDVYNPAFDVTPAKFIRGIITERGLIQPVTTEQVLRVLSSEPVQS; encoded by the coding sequence ATGAATACCGAGCATGAGGCCAGTTCCGATGTCGCCACACTTCACTGGGTGGGTGGAACAGATGGATATCTGAAGATGATCGATCAGACTCTGTTGCCGACCGAGTATAAGGAAATTGAATGTCGAGATGTCGAAACGGTTTGGGAAGCAATCAAGAAGTTGCGCGTACGCGGTGCCCCAGCGATCGGGATCGCAGCCGCCTATGGTGTCGTCGTAGGTTTGCAAACGGACGCAGGCACTTCGCGTGAGGAATTTGATCAACGACTGAAAACCGTTGCCGACTATCTGGCAGGGAGCCGGCCGACGGCGGTGAACCTGTTCTGGGCACTCGATCGATTACAGAAGCTGGCTGCGGATTCGGCGGATCTGGACAGTGGTGAAATACATGCGCTGCTGCTGGAAGAAGCACGGCGGATTGAAGTCGAAGATCTGGAGATGTGTCATAAAATTGGTGAAGTGGGAGCGGCGCTGCTCTCTCCCGGTGATGGTGTGTTGACACACTGCAATGCCGGCGGCCTGGCGACTTCGGGTGGAGGGACGGCCCTGGCGGTCTTCTTCGAAGCCGCAAAGCAGGGGAAGGGGATTCGCGTTTACGCTGACGAGACCCGTCCGTTATTACAGGGCGCGCGACTGACGACCTGGGAACTGATGCAGCGGAATGTTCCCGTGACTCTCATCAGTGACTCGATGGCGGGCTGGGTCATGAAAGAAGGGAAGATCCAGGCCGTGGTGACCGGAGCAGACCGGATCGCCGCTAATGGTGATTCCGCGAATAAGATTGGCACGTATTCCGTCGCGCTGCTGGCAAGTCTGCACGATATTCCTTTTTATATCGCCGCGCCGTCAAGTACGTTCGACTTAAGCCTGGAAAGCGGTGCCGAGATTCCGATTGAGGAACGGCAGCCGGAGGAGATCACCAACGGATTTGGCAAACAGACGGCTCCAGAAGGTGTTGATGTATACAACCCTGCGTTTGATGTGACACCGGCAAAGTTCATTCGGGGCATCATAACCGAACGGGGACTGATTCAGCCTGTCACAACAGAGCAAGTACTGCGTGTACTCAGTTCAGAACCAGTACAGAGTTGA
- a CDS encoding MMPL family transporter, which yields MFRVLGNTVVRYWQVFLVFWILAVAGVSYVAPEWSSVVQNGEFAFMPADSPSLQGEKLFKRAFPDDLLASSIVLVVRREHGDQGLRPKDLKFIEDTLKPRLEEIAEEQGGFATERKDNNSQTLTSNISRIRTYTDKSIGDLLQSEDNKASLVIVELSTEFLDQSNAQTVESIENLIQNDEAFKQTIEPGLDISLSGIATVGRDMIRAANQSAEATELWTVLLVILLLIIIYRAPILALIPLFTVFVSVQIALSVLAILGDWGWVGLFSGIEVYVTVILYGAGVDYCLFLIARHREELEKECTFKEAVSNSIATVGAALAASAGTTMCGIGMMVFAQFGKFQQAGVAMALSLSFVLLASLTLSPALLCLAGRFAYWPQSFNERVAISAGWLTPSSVMARLMQRNWAGSVWETVSQGLLKNPGKIWLSTFLVLFPFALISLACYGNLSYGLLSELPSEDPSVIGTKAVQGHYPAGATGPLTLLFENPEINFSDAEGRDAIEKLTASLLDQKEELGIADIRNMTKPFGIGAADEMEKARNLTGLKKIGALSRIKLIKNYYVSSEPELEHHVTRMDLILEKDPFSHDSMKQLERVKTAVNKGLPDKLKGNTDLYYIGATASISDLKNVTDQDQARIDVLVLASVFIILVILLKRPAISAYLIVSVFFSYLVTLGITFAVFWALDPQNFAGLDWKVPMFLFTILIAVGEDYNIYLITRIDEEQKRLDPVEGVISALKSTGGIISSCGIIMAGTFSSLMAGTLVGMQQLGFALAFGVLLDTFIIRPIIVPAYLIMLYRGYFGSWGKYLGAAQFLETKPRPELDTSHTK from the coding sequence ATGTTTCGAGTCCTGGGTAACACCGTTGTCCGCTACTGGCAAGTCTTTCTTGTCTTCTGGATTCTGGCAGTCGCCGGTGTCTCTTACGTTGCGCCCGAGTGGTCCAGTGTTGTGCAAAACGGGGAATTTGCTTTCATGCCCGCTGACTCGCCCAGTCTGCAGGGTGAGAAACTCTTTAAACGCGCCTTCCCCGACGACCTCCTGGCCAGCAGCATCGTGCTCGTCGTCCGTCGTGAACATGGCGACCAGGGACTCCGCCCCAAAGACCTGAAATTCATTGAAGATACACTCAAACCCCGGCTTGAAGAAATTGCGGAAGAACAGGGCGGCTTTGCCACCGAACGCAAAGATAACAACAGTCAGACCCTGACATCGAACATCTCGCGCATCCGCACCTACACCGATAAATCGATCGGCGACCTCCTGCAGAGTGAAGATAACAAAGCATCGCTTGTCATCGTGGAACTCTCGACCGAATTTCTCGATCAGAGCAACGCACAGACCGTCGAGAGTATCGAGAACCTGATTCAGAATGACGAAGCATTCAAACAGACCATCGAGCCCGGACTCGATATCTCGCTGAGCGGTATCGCCACCGTCGGACGCGACATGATCCGCGCTGCCAACCAGAGCGCCGAAGCCACGGAACTCTGGACCGTGCTGCTTGTGATCCTGCTCCTGATCATCATCTATCGCGCACCGATCCTGGCACTCATCCCGCTGTTTACCGTCTTCGTCTCCGTTCAGATCGCCCTCTCGGTACTGGCGATCCTGGGAGACTGGGGCTGGGTCGGACTCTTCTCCGGCATTGAGGTCTACGTGACCGTCATCCTCTACGGGGCCGGCGTCGATTACTGCCTGTTCCTCATCGCCCGCCATCGCGAGGAACTCGAAAAAGAATGTACATTTAAAGAAGCGGTCTCCAACTCGATCGCCACCGTCGGTGCGGCGCTCGCCGCCAGTGCAGGTACCACCATGTGCGGTATCGGCATGATGGTCTTCGCCCAGTTCGGTAAATTTCAACAGGCCGGTGTCGCCATGGCCCTCAGCCTGTCCTTTGTTCTGCTGGCCTCCCTGACCCTCTCGCCCGCTCTGCTCTGCCTGGCGGGACGCTTCGCTTACTGGCCTCAAAGCTTCAATGAACGTGTCGCCATTTCCGCAGGCTGGCTCACCCCCTCCAGCGTCATGGCCCGGCTCATGCAGCGCAACTGGGCCGGTTCTGTCTGGGAAACGGTCTCGCAGGGACTGCTCAAGAACCCCGGAAAAATCTGGCTCTCGACCTTCCTGGTCCTGTTCCCCTTCGCCTTGATCAGCCTCGCCTGTTACGGCAACTTGAGCTACGGTCTGCTTTCGGAACTGCCCAGTGAAGACCCCAGCGTCATCGGCACCAAGGCCGTCCAGGGACACTACCCCGCCGGTGCCACCGGACCTTTGACCCTGCTGTTCGAGAACCCCGAAATCAACTTCTCCGACGCGGAAGGCCGCGATGCCATCGAGAAGCTCACCGCCTCCCTGCTCGATCAGAAAGAAGAGCTCGGCATCGCTGACATCCGCAACATGACCAAACCCTTCGGCATCGGTGCCGCCGACGAAATGGAGAAGGCCAGGAACCTCACCGGTCTCAAAAAAATTGGCGCCCTCAGCCGCATCAAGCTCATCAAAAATTATTACGTCAGTTCGGAACCCGAGCTCGAACATCACGTCACCCGCATGGACCTGATCCTCGAAAAGGATCCCTTCTCGCACGACAGCATGAAACAGCTCGAACGCGTGAAGACCGCCGTCAACAAAGGGCTCCCCGATAAACTTAAAGGGAATACCGACCTGTATTACATCGGTGCCACCGCCAGTATCAGCGACCTGAAAAATGTCACCGACCAGGACCAGGCCCGCATCGATGTCCTCGTGCTCGCCAGCGTGTTTATCATCCTGGTCATCCTGCTCAAACGACCTGCGATTTCCGCGTACCTCATCGTGAGTGTCTTCTTCAGTTACCTCGTCACACTCGGCATTACCTTCGCCGTCTTCTGGGCACTCGACCCGCAGAACTTCGCCGGTCTCGACTGGAAAGTGCCCATGTTCCTCTTCACGATCCTCATCGCGGTCGGCGAAGACTATAATATCTACCTCATCACCCGCATCGATGAAGAACAGAAACGCCTCGACCCCGTCGAAGGCGTCATCTCCGCCCTCAAGAGCACCGGCGGGATCATCTCCAGCTGCGGGATCATCATGGCCGGAACCTTCTCCTCGCTGATGGCAGGCACCCTGGTCGGTATGCAGCAGCTGGGCTTCGCCCTCGCCTTCGGCGTTCTGCTCGACACCTTCATCATCCGCCCCATCATCGTTCCCGCTTACCTGATCATGCTCTATCGTGGCTACTTCGGCTCCTGGGGCAAGTACCTCGGTGCCGCCCAGTTCCTGGAAACCAAGCCCCGCCCCGAACTCGATACCTCCCACACCAAATAA
- a CDS encoding sugar transferase, translating to MSSVLANQSNTPVKGTIPPGELSDLVKGYLDVELWRSTGWLTRLHLEEPRVDVRCLTERTRLVKRLMDIFVSATMLVILSPLLLTLIVLVKLSSPGPAIFKQTRVGLNYRKKNKNDRRQEQVDLSDLNLSRDRRVAGNDRRDERGYGMPFTLYKFRTMSVDAEKNGAQFAVKGDPRVTKLGRFMRKTRLDELPQLWNVLKGEMSLVGPRPERPEFIEGLNKEIPGYIDRLGLKPGLTGVAQIVNGYDNNVESFRRKVSLDLMYLQNCCIWNDIKILFKTIRVILTGSGAL from the coding sequence ATGAGTTCAGTGCTGGCAAATCAATCAAATACTCCGGTCAAAGGTACGATCCCACCCGGAGAACTTTCGGATCTGGTCAAGGGCTATCTGGATGTGGAACTGTGGCGTTCCACGGGGTGGCTGACCCGTTTGCATCTGGAAGAGCCGCGCGTGGATGTGCGGTGTCTGACAGAGCGGACTCGGCTGGTCAAGCGGCTGATGGACATCTTCGTATCAGCAACGATGCTGGTGATCCTGTCGCCGTTACTGCTCACGCTGATTGTGCTGGTCAAGCTGTCGTCACCCGGTCCCGCCATCTTCAAACAGACCCGCGTTGGTCTGAATTACCGTAAGAAAAACAAAAACGATCGGCGTCAGGAACAGGTTGATCTGTCAGATCTGAACCTGTCCCGGGATCGTCGTGTTGCCGGCAATGACCGCCGCGATGAGCGCGGTTATGGGATGCCGTTTACGTTGTACAAGTTCCGAACGATGAGTGTGGATGCAGAAAAGAACGGCGCACAGTTCGCCGTTAAAGGAGATCCACGCGTGACGAAGCTGGGACGCTTCATGCGAAAGACGCGACTCGATGAGCTGCCGCAACTCTGGAACGTACTCAAAGGTGAGATGTCACTGGTGGGGCCTCGGCCGGAACGGCCTGAGTTCATCGAAGGCTTGAACAAAGAGATTCCCGGCTACATCGATCGTCTGGGCCTGAAGCCCGGGTTGACCGGAGTCGCCCAGATCGTCAACGGCTACGACAACAACGTGGAGAGTTTCCGTAGAAAGGTTTCTCTGGACCTGATGTATCTACAGAACTGCTGCATCTGGAATGACATCAAGATCCTCTTCAAGACGATCCGTGTGATTCTGACGGGGAGCGGGGCGCTGTAA
- a CDS encoding Gfo/Idh/MocA family protein, translating to MSSEQQPASSEVTRRSFLRTGGAAAAGLAWTAKSYASILGANDRIRIGFIGAGGMANAHMNTFNAIKDKNNLEAIAVADCWQTRAEEGKTKTGAQHAFGDYQKVLEIKDIDYVTIATPEHWHSQMTIDALDAGKAVYCEKPMTHSIPEAQAVIKKQKETKLPIQVGVQGMSDDSYSSAAKAIEEGVLGQVVQAQIEYVRRYGEQGPWRRPGLKDNEPKPADLDWNAWLGKAPKIDWNPHHYFEWRNYGQYSGGICTDLFIHRITRIMKACNLLYPRRVVGMGGIWQWNDGRNLPDNFEMICEYPRGMTVYVLGTMSNRVGIDHLIRGYRGTLYFTREGWVAKDKDGKVLAEHKKSGAEDTKLHHTNLQNHLRNGEPLNCPTELGLAGVVAVNMANESWRSGQMMGWDTENEKMAPANTLELSHFPETT from the coding sequence ATGAGCTCTGAACAGCAACCGGCTTCCAGCGAAGTCACGCGCAGAAGTTTCCTCCGCACCGGCGGTGCCGCAGCCGCCGGTCTCGCCTGGACCGCAAAAAGTTATGCCAGCATCCTGGGCGCCAACGATCGAATTCGCATCGGTTTTATCGGTGCGGGCGGAATGGCCAACGCCCACATGAATACGTTCAACGCGATCAAAGATAAGAATAATCTCGAAGCGATCGCCGTTGCCGACTGCTGGCAAACCCGCGCAGAAGAAGGCAAAACCAAAACCGGCGCACAACACGCATTTGGTGACTACCAGAAAGTACTCGAGATCAAGGACATCGACTACGTCACGATCGCGACGCCGGAACACTGGCACTCCCAGATGACCATCGATGCCCTCGACGCCGGCAAAGCCGTCTACTGTGAAAAACCGATGACGCACAGCATCCCCGAAGCTCAGGCTGTCATCAAAAAGCAGAAAGAGACCAAGCTGCCGATCCAGGTTGGTGTGCAGGGCATGTCTGACGATTCTTACTCTTCCGCGGCGAAGGCCATCGAAGAGGGAGTACTCGGTCAGGTTGTGCAGGCCCAGATCGAATACGTGCGTCGTTACGGCGAACAGGGTCCCTGGCGTCGTCCCGGCCTGAAAGACAATGAACCCAAACCGGCCGACCTCGACTGGAACGCCTGGCTCGGTAAAGCACCGAAGATCGACTGGAACCCGCACCACTACTTCGAGTGGCGGAACTATGGTCAGTATTCGGGCGGGATCTGCACCGACTTGTTCATTCACCGCATCACTCGCATCATGAAGGCCTGTAACCTGCTCTATCCACGACGTGTCGTTGGGATGGGCGGAATCTGGCAATGGAATGACGGTCGCAACCTGCCGGACAACTTCGAGATGATCTGCGAGTATCCACGGGGTATGACCGTTTACGTACTGGGTACCATGAGCAACCGGGTGGGTATCGACCACCTGATCCGCGGCTATCGCGGCACACTCTACTTCACCCGTGAAGGCTGGGTCGCCAAAGATAAAGACGGCAAAGTCCTTGCGGAACACAAAAAGTCGGGTGCAGAAGATACGAAGCTGCATCATACGAACCTGCAAAACCATCTGCGCAACGGCGAACCACTCAACTGCCCTACCGAACTCGGACTGGCTGGTGTTGTCGCCGTCAACATGGCCAACGAATCATGGCGGTCCGGACAGATGATGGGCTGGGATACCGAAAACGAGAAGATGGCTCCTGCCAATACTCTGGAACTCAGCCACTTCCCGGAAACCACCTAA